The genomic window gaaatggtaaattggtcttgtccactcaaaaagactaaaatcaccctctaaaagaagactttttgtcaaaagaaatggtaaattggtcttgtccacccaaaaagactaaaatcactctcaaaaaatatttttttgtcaaaagaaaggtaAATTGgttttgtccacccaaaaagactaaaattgctctctaaaaggaggttctttgtcaaaaagaatgGGCAAATAGGTCTTGTTtactaaaaaaaccaaaattaccctctaaaaggaggttctttataaaaaggaaagggcaaatgggtctcaaatgcttgatttggatttgaacttcggtttttagatctaatttggatttggattgtggctttggaccaatttagattcaaaaattaagttttgtgtttttaataaaagaggacattatttttggaaaaatttggggtgattacattCATAAACCAGCCTTTTTTAACATGATGGAGAGACTGCATATGGAGAGGTCAAGGCGAGAGGCTTTTGGTCTAGCAATCGTCTTGGGCGGGCGGAGGAATCCTGGAGAGTTTTTCTATGTGACAGGGTTGCTCATCCAAGAGTAGATGATTCTCAAGGCTCTTGACTCTAGACCATAAAAAAAAGAGGGGTCTTGAGCTTGCTAATAGGTGTCCAATTTGTTGTTCGGTGGAGGAGTCTAATGatcatctctttcttcattgtgGTTTGGCTCGATAGTCTTGGAGGTGGATTGTTGGTAAATTCAGCcgtaaatttttaaatggcAGTGATCTTATAAAGGAGCTGAAAAGATGGTACAGTTATACTTTCAAGAGGGGCTGGGTTATGAGATGTTGGAGGATTTGTTTTGATTTAGAGCATTTGGAAGTAGAGAAATGCTTGCTTTCATGGGGAACGGAGTGTGTCCATTGAGGCTATGACAAAACAGATTTATTATAACTGTGTGACCAGTTTTGAAGCCATCTTTACGAACATGGTTGATACTCTCGAAGAGTTAAGATGCTGAGTCAGGGCTAGCATTATGCCGGGTGTATAGAAACTTGACATGGAACAGCAGAGTCACATCCAAAGTGCCTCCAAGTGAATCCATGATAGCAGTTAGTATAAAGTGCTCAGCCTCAGTTGGTGAGGGTGAGAGATCTTTTTGTTGCAGATCAACCTCTCCATATCCAGAATTGGAGATGCTGGATTTCTTACAGCATTTTCTGCTTGGGGGCAGTAGCACGATTATCATAGGCTCCAATAACAAATCTTGGATAAAGTGGCTTGAAATGTGGCTGGAGGACAGGGTCTGGTCTTCCTTGTATTTTGCAGAAGCACTTGCGTCGTTCCCGCTTCACAAAAGAGAACCCTAATGCTGACACCATTAGGGCTTCTGGACTGTTTTTTCTCAACAGCAGTTTTGTTCATTCTTGTACATATTgactgtttttttttgtatatcaGCTTtaataaatttggatttggaggTCTAACTCCAGCAGGTTTGATGAGGAAAAAGACACCCTgcatagctatatatatatatatatatatatatatataattttggagGGGTGGAAGTTCATGCGCATGAATTTTTTGTCCACCGTGATTTTCTGGCTTAATGCACAACAAAAATCCCTTTGGATGCAATCCAAGACAACCAAACTCAGCATTAAAATTAtgattaacataaaaaaattgttgattgTGAAACTGACCTATTAAATGTTCAACAAGGATGAAAGCAGAGTTGCTTCtttagatggaaaaaaaaaataaaggaaacaaaTTTGCCCTCTAGACCGATGGACGATTTTCAGAAAATCTTGTCGAGGCATCTTGTGGAGGCACGCTGGGAAATTCCGTGAAATCAGGCAGCAGCGATGCAGGAAAGTCCCATTCGGTCGCCCCACGTGATTGTTGGGGCTTCAGGTGATAAAAGTCGTTGATGTAGGACTTTTTTACTATTCACTCGCCGTCTTTGAAAGTTTTGGCAGTTAGAACGACGAATTTTCACTGCACCCACTGTTTAAATTCAGCGGTACGTAAAATTAAGGTCCAGGTTTTTATTTAAATTCTTGTCAATTATTTGTAGAGTTTTTAAGTTGTTTGGTAATagtaataaattgttattgtcaaaaaattaaaatacattaattgaatattttattacattgttttttgctttaatttttatttaagacAGATATATTAGATAATGATAGCCAAACAGTGGTTTGACTGCTGatttaagcaaaaaataaataaattttgccTAAACAGGATGAACAACACATGATATTTAGGATTTTTGTTTCTGATGCATTATTGGTAGTCTTTTTGGTGTGATTGATGGCAATAGTGTCatgacatatatttttatatgttttctcaAATAAGACGAGGACCGCCGTAGAAGCGACGGTGGTCATGGTATCTTTTTGAAGCATGCACTTCACTGTTTAAACGGCTCGATCCGAGTCGGTCATGGCGGGGACGATTCTCTCAGTCCCACTGTGGCGGAGAATCACGCAGTAACGAGTGGCCACGTGGCAACTGCAACTGAACCGTAGAAACAGCGGGAAGGTGAGGCTGAGAAAAGCGGCGGAGAATTGTGGActccatccctctctctctctctctcaccaattggtagatagagagagagagagagagagtgagtctTGATCCTAACCCTATTTCAGTcctctcttcgtcttcttcttcctcttgatgCTGCTGTATCTCCATTGGTTCAAACAGAACTAGGGGTGTTCTATCTCCTCGGTTCTCCCTTCggtttctcttctcttctttctttctgcaactgtgtgcgtgcgtgtgcgTTTGtttgggagagggagagagaatggtGGTGGCTTTGTCCGTGGATCCGCACATGCGGCCTCGCCTCTGCGGGAGCTTCTCGTCTACGGTTGACGCGCTTGCTCTTTCGGGCGGAAATTCTAAGAGCATGAGTGGCAGGTTCTGCGACGGTGCTGGTTGTTCCGTGGATCTGGGGTTGTACAGGGTGCGATTGGGTCGGAGGGAGCCGAAACTCAGTAGCGCCTTCACTAATTCATGGTGTGAATGGAGGCTGGCTTCCAGGGTTTTGTCAGGCCTCATACAGTTGCGCGAGAGAAAACAGAGGGGGCGCCGAGATCTTCTGGTCGTAGATGAACTTGGGGGCcaatatgaagaaaattttgatgatgttAAGAAGGTAAATAGCCCCTTTCCAGATTTGGTTATTCTTTACTTTTACTAACGTTCTGTTGTCTGAATTGCGAAACTGTCGATGGAATAGTTAGCCCTGGACGTGTTAATTTATTCGACCGGTTGCATGATCAAAGCCTTGATTAGAATATGGTTGAGATTTGACCTTCATTAGATTGGTCTTGGTTCTAATTGGGTTCTTAGGGGGAGATTGGGATACGTGTTACATTGTCTGCACATGTAACTGTTAACTGTGTTCATAATTTGCGTGATCGAATTGTGGAAGTTTGGTTAGTTGTGATTTCCTCCTTGATCAGTGGTGACGAGTTGGGTGTATAGGTTTC from Nymphaea colorata isolate Beijing-Zhang1983 chromosome 6, ASM883128v2, whole genome shotgun sequence includes these protein-coding regions:
- the LOC116256878 gene encoding chaperonin-like RbcX protein 2, chloroplastic, with the translated sequence MVVALSVDPHMRPRLCGSFSSTVDALALSGGNSKSMSGRFCDGAGCSVDLGLYRVRLGRREPKLSSAFTNSWCEWRLASRVLSGLIQLRERKQRGRRDLLVVDELGGQYEENFDDVKKQLLNYFTYKAVRTVLNQLYEMNPTQYRWFYDFVVTNKPGDGRLFIRSLGKEKQDLAERVMVTRLHLYSKWVKKYDHAEMYQEISDQNLELMRERLMETVKWPSDDTNTGKI